In 'Nostoc azollae' 0708, the following are encoded in one genomic region:
- a CDS encoding DUF2993 domain-containing protein, which produces MLGGLTGFTDPKDTDWGERMLNRVASQTIRHLFTQSESVEVFVRCYPSSKLLQGSIDSFKMSGRGLVIRKDFAVEEMSFETDAVSIDFSSILSGKLSLKQPTQAVAQVILSETGINQAFQAELVKKRLLNLSEASLTAISGGEPVSFTEVQIKLLPGNRLHLLAKADLNNGELISLSMTLGIGIERRRRVSFKDPKIELEQIPEAQREVSQTLSTVLVEILDKMVDLDRFDLDGVKMRLNRLETEGQRLIFSGYAEIERIPSNS; this is translated from the coding sequence ATGTTAGGCGGACTTACTGGTTTCACAGATCCCAAAGACACAGACTGGGGAGAGCGAATGCTCAACAGAGTCGCCAGCCAAACAATTCGCCACCTGTTTACCCAAAGCGAGTCAGTAGAAGTCTTTGTGCGCTGCTATCCCTCCAGCAAACTGTTGCAAGGCAGCATTGATAGCTTTAAAATGAGCGGTCGTGGTTTAGTAATTCGTAAAGACTTCGCAGTTGAGGAAATGTCCTTTGAAACCGATGCAGTGTCAATTGACTTCAGCTCGATTTTGAGTGGCAAACTAAGCCTTAAGCAACCCACCCAAGCGGTAGCGCAAGTAATATTATCGGAAACAGGTATAAATCAAGCTTTTCAGGCAGAATTGGTTAAAAAGCGTCTGCTCAACCTTTCTGAAGCAAGTTTAACGGCGATATCTGGTGGTGAACCAGTTTCGTTTACGGAAGTTCAAATAAAGCTATTACCGGGAAACCGCTTGCATCTGTTAGCTAAAGCCGATTTAAATAACGGCGAACTCATATCGCTGAGTATGACTCTTGGTATCGGTATTGAAAGACGGAGACGGGTTTCTTTTAAAGACCCAAAAATTGAACTTGAGCAAATTCCAGAAGCACAGCGAGAAGTTTCTCAAACTTTAAGCACCGTACTGGTGGAAATTTTAGATAAGATGGTCGATTTAGATCGCTTTGACTTAGATGGGGTAAAAATGCGACTTAATCGTTTAGAAACTGAAGGACAGAGGTTAATTTTTAGCGGTTATGCGGAAATAGAACGTATTCCTAGCAATTCTTAA
- a CDS encoding DUF1636 domain-containing protein, translating into MTAANISPISPTSDTGLASHSLFVCKTCASAWQDGKRIGESGGQKLLQEIQQVAQNWDLRDEFPIKEVECMSACNRSCVIAFAGQGKLTYLFGDLPIEGCAEAVLECASKYYSHPDGLLPWSERPEPLEKGILARIPSLSLN; encoded by the coding sequence ATGACTGCTGCTAATATTTCTCCAATTTCCCCTACCAGTGACACTGGTCTAGCTTCTCATAGTTTATTTGTGTGTAAAACCTGTGCCAGTGCTTGGCAAGATGGTAAGCGTATCGGTGAAAGTGGCGGTCAAAAACTTTTACAAGAAATTCAGCAAGTCGCGCAAAATTGGGATTTACGGGATGAATTCCCCATCAAAGAAGTTGAATGCATGAGTGCTTGTAACCGTTCCTGTGTCATCGCTTTTGCTGGTCAAGGTAAATTAACTTATCTATTCGGTGATTTGCCGATTGAGGGTTGTGCTGAAGCAGTGCTGGAATGTGCCAGTAAATACTACTCTCACCCTGATGGCCTCCTACCTTGGTCAGAACGCCCAGAACCTTTGGAAAAGGGTATTTTGGCAAGAATTCCGTCTTTATCACTTAATTAA
- a CDS encoding cobalt-precorrin-6A reductase, whose translation MLRVLILGGTSDVAQLVSRINDISGIEAITSLAGRTREPVLPTGNVRVGGFGGVTGLVEYLQHQQIDVLIDATHPFANHISWNGAIAATEAGIPRLLVNRPPWEKLLGDHWIEVENITNAAAALEHQAKRVFLTIGRQEISAFTHLQEMWFLMRMIDPPPANVITPPGFVLCDRGPFNLENEREILTHHQIDTIVSKNSGGNATYPKIIAAREMGIKVVMVNRPPIPPGEEVPDIESAVMWLLDKVNLQ comes from the coding sequence ATGTTGCGTGTTTTAATTCTAGGTGGAACAAGTGATGTAGCACAACTAGTGTCAAGAATAAATGATATTAGTGGAATTGAGGCGATCACATCATTAGCCGGTCGTACCCGTGAACCTGTTTTACCGACTGGTAATGTTCGCGTTGGTGGTTTTGGCGGTGTGACAGGTTTGGTTGAGTATTTACAGCATCAGCAAATAGATGTATTAATTGACGCTACTCATCCCTTCGCCAATCATATCTCCTGGAATGGAGCGATAGCAGCAACAGAAGCAGGTATTCCTCGATTATTAGTAAATCGTCCCCCTTGGGAAAAACTCTTAGGCGATCATTGGATAGAAGTAGAAAATATTACTAATGCAGCAGCAGCTTTAGAACATCAAGCAAAACGGGTCTTTTTGACTATTGGTAGACAAGAAATTTCTGCTTTTACCCATTTGCAAGAAATGTGGTTTTTAATGCGAATGATAGATCCGCCTCCTGCTAATGTTATTACTCCACCTGGATTTGTTTTGTGTGATCGCGGTCCCTTTAACTTAGAAAACGAAAGGGAAATTTTAACTCACCATCAAATAGATACCATTGTCAGCAAAAATAGTGGCGGTAATGCCACATATCCCAAAATTATTGCAGCGCGAGAAATGGGAATAAAAGTAGTGATGGTAAACCGTCCACCCATACCACCAGGAGAAGAAGTCCCAGATATAGAAAGTGCAGTGATGTGGTTGTTAGATAAAGTAAATCTTCAGTAG
- a CDS encoding glycosyltransferase, translating into MPINKVPNNHLFVFLELFTVEGGIQSYIKDIFRVYQGLNQTCKAEVFLLRDSPACINIFASVNLKFHYFKSKSSKIGRLKLAIALVRYLLQKRPQQVFCGHIKLAGLIQILCQPLSISYTVLTYGKEVWEPLNNTERRALASASAIWTISRYSRDRACAANGIDPKKVQMLPCAIDGEKFTPGEKALELIQKYGLNNAKVLMTVARLWSGDIYKGVDVTIRALPQIIQVFPEVKYLVIGRGNDQPRLAQLAKDLGVSDPLIFAGFIPTEALMLHYRLADAYIMPSQEGFGIVYLEAMACGVPVLSGDDDGSADPLQDGKLGWRVQHRNPDAVAAACIEILQGQDQRCDGKWLREQTIAIFGIQAFQQRLQQMLQSTNN; encoded by the coding sequence ATGCCAATTAATAAAGTGCCAAATAATCATCTATTTGTGTTCTTAGAACTCTTTACAGTTGAAGGTGGAATTCAATCCTATATTAAGGATATTTTTCGTGTCTATCAGGGATTAAATCAAACTTGTAAAGCCGAAGTTTTCTTGTTGCGAGATAGTCCTGCTTGTATTAATATTTTCGCATCAGTAAATTTAAAGTTTCATTATTTTAAAAGCAAATCGTCCAAAATAGGTAGACTCAAATTGGCGATCGCATTAGTTCGATATCTTCTGCAAAAACGACCGCAACAAGTTTTCTGTGGTCATATTAAGTTAGCAGGACTGATACAAATTTTATGTCAGCCCTTGAGCATTTCCTATACAGTACTCACTTATGGTAAGGAGGTATGGGAACCTCTAAATAATACAGAACGACGTGCTTTAGCTTCAGCTTCAGCAATTTGGACAATTAGCCGTTATAGTCGAGATCGCGCTTGTGCTGCTAATGGTATCGACCCAAAAAAGGTACAAATGCTACCTTGTGCAATAGATGGAGAGAAGTTTACTCCTGGAGAAAAAGCACTGGAATTAATCCAAAAGTATGGTTTAAATAATGCCAAAGTATTAATGACAGTGGCGCGGTTGTGGTCTGGAGATATTTATAAAGGTGTGGATGTAACAATTAGAGCCTTACCACAGATTATCCAGGTGTTTCCAGAGGTAAAATATTTAGTGATTGGCCGTGGTAATGACCAACCAAGATTAGCCCAGTTAGCAAAAGATTTAGGTGTGAGCGATCCCCTTATCTTTGCTGGTTTTATACCTACAGAAGCATTAATGTTACACTATCGCCTAGCCGATGCCTATATTATGCCCTCCCAAGAAGGGTTTGGTATAGTTTACCTAGAAGCAATGGCTTGTGGTGTCCCAGTGTTATCTGGTGATGATGATGGCTCGGCTGACCCATTACAAGATGGTAAACTAGGATGGAGAGTACAACACCGGAATCCTGATGCAGTGGCAGCAGCTTGTATTGAAATTCTTCAAGGTCAGGATCAACGTTGTGATGGTAAATGGTTAAGAGAGCAAACGATCGCTATTTTTGGGATACAAGCTTTTCAACAACGTTTACAGCAAATGCTCCAATCAACTAATAACTAA
- a CDS encoding pentapeptide repeat-containing protein: MTTPTVRRNINQSSQSQEPEKVNSLPLGTRRLAAWAVEITLVVASGLVPFGMGVYANSRSDLNRVPLNPVLVVTERAIARPLALPVSYGINNVASPTNFLWTIALLAPITLSGWHLYLLGKTGSTLPKRWFRVRVVNEEGQTPGLGVVVVREGLGRWTAPVSIAYILWRYSFTFPNLGLFTFLAVLLVLGEGMGWPSQKRRRSFHDQLVGTYTIDARDINRWVKTSPENTSEQLPLENVQEVSTCTQPPSPTNIIRRSPSFTLFVVGLTSMIAVLSTLVGTQIYIQNQESLRKMEQINSQKFLELVKELNPSSGVTNEERQRAILALGGMNDTQSIKFLVDLLVKETDPSTIDTIQQALANIGPKAIPELKRMNLFLAGEVESVSTFRNIRQQQLSLNQQAINKILSVYTGKVKDIDLSNAQLGSKSSEENSLFKLVLDNTDLSGVVFKSANLNQASLKASRFRSAGEDGRWDTYDDAIADLSKIQMKQANLTEANLSRVLMSRSDLSRSILNKANMSHAKLVGTNLSSTQLIGSDLQKTILEDAILTGADISDAKLMEADLYAANLGRVSAIGTQLSHANLTNTDWQGADLSEAYLDNANLTNANFSAARLLGAVLRSTNMKNANLRNADLSRADLRGANLEGADFQGTILFPGKQDPRDQFVQTSDLGSQAAIVQGVDFSQAKNLDPQQLAFICTKGGIHSRCP; encoded by the coding sequence ATGACGACCCCAACTGTCAGGAGAAATATTAATCAATCAAGCCAGTCCCAAGAACCTGAAAAAGTTAATTCCCTCCCTCTGGGAACAAGACGGTTGGCCGCTTGGGCAGTCGAAATCACACTAGTAGTTGCCAGCGGGTTAGTCCCCTTTGGCATGGGCGTTTATGCCAATTCTCGCAGCGATCTTAACCGAGTACCTCTGAACCCGGTTTTGGTAGTCACAGAAAGAGCAATTGCTCGGCCTTTAGCACTACCAGTTAGTTATGGTATTAATAATGTTGCCAGTCCGACTAATTTTTTATGGACAATCGCCCTACTAGCACCTATTACCCTCTCAGGGTGGCACTTGTATTTACTGGGTAAAACTGGCAGCACCCTTCCCAAGCGTTGGTTTCGTGTCCGGGTAGTAAATGAAGAAGGTCAAACCCCTGGTTTGGGAGTTGTGGTGGTTCGTGAAGGGCTAGGACGCTGGACTGCACCAGTTTCCATTGCTTATATACTATGGCGTTACAGCTTTACCTTTCCCAACTTAGGTTTATTCACATTTTTAGCTGTCTTATTGGTGCTGGGGGAAGGAATGGGCTGGCCTTCGCAAAAACGTCGTCGTTCCTTCCATGATCAGTTAGTAGGTACATATACCATAGATGCTAGAGACATCAACAGATGGGTAAAAACTTCTCCAGAAAATACTAGTGAACAGTTACCGCTGGAAAACGTTCAGGAAGTAAGTACATGTACTCAGCCGCCTAGTCCCACAAATATAATCCGACGCAGCCCCAGTTTCACCTTATTTGTAGTCGGGCTAACGAGTATGATAGCGGTATTATCAACACTAGTTGGTACACAAATTTACATCCAAAATCAAGAAAGCTTGCGTAAGATGGAGCAAATCAACAGCCAGAAATTTCTCGAACTTGTCAAAGAACTTAATCCTAGCTCTGGAGTCACCAATGAAGAACGCCAGAGAGCAATTCTAGCATTAGGTGGTATGAATGATACACAATCAATTAAATTTCTCGTAGATTTGCTGGTGAAGGAAACTGACCCCAGCACTATAGATACTATACAGCAAGCCTTGGCCAATATTGGACCCAAAGCCATACCAGAACTAAAACGCATGAATTTGTTTCTCGCCGGAGAAGTAGAATCAGTCAGTACTTTCCGAAATATTCGGCAACAGCAGTTAAGTCTTAACCAACAGGCAATCAACAAAATTCTCTCTGTCTACACTGGCAAAGTTAAGGACATAGATTTAAGTAATGCCCAATTGGGTTCAAAAAGCTCTGAGGAAAATTCTTTATTTAAATTGGTACTGGACAATACTGATTTATCTGGAGTAGTTTTTAAATCTGCCAACCTTAACCAAGCCAGTTTAAAAGCTAGTCGCTTCCGCAGTGCTGGTGAAGATGGACGTTGGGATACTTATGATGATGCGATCGCTGATTTGAGTAAAATTCAAATGAAGCAAGCTAACCTCACTGAAGCTAATCTTAGTCGTGTATTGATGAGTCGCAGTGATTTAAGCCGTTCCATCCTCAATAAAGCCAACATGTCCCATGCTAAATTAGTGGGAACTAACCTCAGCAGTACCCAACTAATAGGTAGCGATTTGCAAAAAACAATTTTAGAAGATGCAATTCTCACAGGAGCAGACATCAGCGACGCAAAATTAATGGAAGCAGATTTGTATGCTGCTAATTTAGGTCGTGTTTCTGCCATTGGTACACAATTATCACACGCCAACTTAACCAACACAGACTGGCAAGGTGCAGACTTATCAGAAGCCTATTTAGATAATGCTAACCTCACCAATGCTAACTTTAGTGCAGCTCGTTTATTAGGTGCTGTTTTACGCTCTACCAACATGAAAAACGCCAACCTGCGGAATGCTGATTTAAGCCGTGCAGATTTACGGGGGGCAAATTTGGAAGGAGCCGATTTTCAAGGAACTATTCTCTTCCCTGGTAAACAAGACCCCAGAGATCAATTTGTCCAAACTTCCGATCTCGGTTCACAAGCAGCTATAGTCCAAGGAGTTGATTTTAGCCAAGCTAAAAATTTAGATCCCCAGCAACTAGCTTTCATTTGTACCAAGGGTGGTATTCATTCCCGTTGTCCATAG
- a CDS encoding pentapeptide repeat-containing protein → MLPDGMPIEELNLTNFYEENRQARHAEEALLVVLNAFAKVTKKVSEIKWHSCENFGVWIYRLRGQRLDYISKIFCLNYLSHLNLQNCILIHQDVYTANLLGADLLWTNLEEADLRGSILEGKDLTNLNTDTDSSTV, encoded by the coding sequence ATGTTACCTGATGGGATGCCGATAGAAGAATTAAACTTAACTAACTTTTATGAAGAAAATCGGCAAGCGCGACATGCAGAAGAAGCATTATTAGTTGTCTTAAATGCTTTTGCTAAAGTGACAAAGAAAGTTTCCGAAATTAAATGGCATTCTTGTGAAAATTTTGGTGTGTGGATTTATCGATTACGTGGACAAAGATTAGATTATATTAGTAAGATTTTCTGCTTAAATTATTTGAGTCATTTAAATTTACAGAATTGTATTCTGATTCATCAAGATGTTTATACAGCGAATCTTCTAGGGGCGGATCTTCTATGGACAAATCTTGAGGAGGCAGATCTGAGAGGTAGTATTCTGGAAGGTAAAGACTTAACGAATTTGAATACAGACACAGATTCCAGCACCGTGTGA
- a CDS encoding adenosine deaminase, with protein MALYAELHRHLGGSVVPRVLWRYFERHATDLISRFAEYSEFEDFYTRPRNTLDKYLELHTLVESVQTVETLPYFIYRLLRGAYIFENLAYLELRYTPYLRTPEHLGQNERIDKMTEIVEIVGKVSHSSEYPIVNSQILCMHSGLPYQVNKAIVDLAAGNREYVCAVDIAGGDQYYAERMDEWVSLYNYARSLGLNTTGHLYETTAGCYPQLLPYLMRIGHGIQIPLLYPELLPDLAKRGQCLEVCPTTYLKTGTLQDIHQLKLVFDRCFEAGVDIAICTDNAGLHNVRLPFEYENLLTYDIINFQQLQACQDAAFRHAFTWPHSQGPASLLNRLLKPEPAKVLAI; from the coding sequence ATGGCGTTATACGCTGAATTACATCGACACTTGGGGGGTTCTGTTGTCCCTCGTGTGTTGTGGCGATATTTTGAGCGCCATGCTACAGACTTAATTTCTCGTTTTGCTGAATATTCAGAATTTGAAGATTTTTATACCCGTCCTCGTAACACTCTAGATAAATATCTAGAACTACATACCTTGGTAGAAAGTGTGCAAACTGTAGAAACTTTGCCTTACTTTATCTATCGGTTGCTACGGGGTGCGTATATATTTGAAAATTTGGCTTATTTAGAACTCCGCTATACTCCCTATTTGCGGACACCTGAACATCTGGGTCAAAATGAAAGAATTGACAAGATGACGGAAATTGTTGAGATTGTGGGAAAAGTCAGCCATTCCTCAGAATATCCAATTGTTAATAGTCAAATTCTCTGTATGCACTCTGGTTTACCCTATCAAGTCAATAAGGCAATTGTTGATTTAGCAGCAGGGAATAGGGAATATGTTTGTGCAGTAGATATAGCTGGTGGCGATCAGTATTATGCTGAACGTATGGATGAATGGGTAAGTTTATATAATTATGCCCGTTCTTTAGGCTTGAACACTACCGGACATCTTTATGAAACTACAGCAGGTTGTTATCCTCAACTACTACCTTATTTAATGCGAATTGGTCACGGTATCCAAATTCCATTACTTTATCCTGAATTATTGCCAGATTTAGCCAAACGTGGACAATGTTTAGAAGTTTGTCCCACAACCTACCTAAAAACAGGAACTTTACAGGATATCCATCAACTGAAGTTAGTATTTGACCGCTGTTTTGAAGCAGGGGTTGATATTGCAATTTGTACAGACAACGCTGGCTTACATAACGTGCGGCTACCGTTTGAGTATGAAAATCTATTGACTTACGACATCATTAATTTCCAACAGCTACAAGCTTGTCAAGATGCCGCTTTTCGCCATGCTTTTACTTGGCCTCATAGTCAAGGTCCTGCATCTTTACTCAATCGCTTGTTGAAACCTGAACCAGCTAAAGTTTTAGCAATATAA